Proteins found in one Lycium ferocissimum isolate CSIRO_LF1 chromosome 6, AGI_CSIRO_Lferr_CH_V1, whole genome shotgun sequence genomic segment:
- the LOC132060773 gene encoding uncharacterized protein LOC132060773 yields MLSYFELRDFINELGYSTTCTFSIKPPNSGILVDVESDRVILDMSVSLKSGDIVEVFVQHMVEELELGPPLLEYVSLEDREESCSAFNKRVDDIGADEIGSNERVVEEPLNDPITPCSFTSKIAEKTPSPTCTTPAATAEKTPPHSSFTSDFTAADNTLPPTSFTPAATAAENAVCLSSSTPAATENTDGNPPLEDDVGPVGSNSLDEGSDFSTDDSEQSVHEIEGNDEEGYASDDPEEVRELRAERRSVIQRRKRRERAKPDSEEVPAGEAGVDLGFDEIEIGRVSLEGRLGGDEPYYGSSDDDSFEIDEDECWDNEEDIESGGVNVPRKNNAKNKIIHDPTAKKVVWQLGMVFKDVNEFRGAVTKYAVQKRVPVEKFVNEPKRG; encoded by the coding sequence atgttgtccTATTTTGAGTTGAGAGACTTCATTAATGAATTGGGATACTCAACTACTTGCACATTTAGTATTAAGCCACCTAATAGTGGCATTTTGGTAGATGTTGAGAGTGATAGGGTTATTTTAGACATGAGTGTGTCTTTGAAAAGTGGTGATATTGTGGAGGTTTTTGTCCAACACATGGTTGAAGAACTAGAATTGGGCCCACCTTTATTAGAATATGTTAGTCTTGAGGATAGGGAGGAATCTTGTTCAGCTTTTAATAAAAGGGTTGATGACATTGGGGCTGATGAAATTGGGAGTAATGAAAGGGTTGTTGAGGAGCCCTTAAATGATCCCATTACACCTTGTTCCTTTACTTCTAAAATTGCTGAAAAAACACCATCTCCTACCTGTACTACACCTGCTGCTACTGCTGAAAAAACGCCACCTCATTCCTCTTTCACATCTGATTTTACTGCTGCTGATAATACACTACCTCCCACCTCCTTTACACCTGCTGCTACTGCTGCCGAAAATGCAGTATGTCTTTCATCTTCTACACCTGCTGCTACTGAAAATACAGATGGTAATCCTCCTCTTGAAGATGATGTAGGTCCAGTTGGATCTAATTCTTTAGATGAGGGTTCTGATTTCTCAACCGATGATAGTGAACAATCTGTACATGAGATAGAAGGGAATGATGAGGAGGGATATGCAAGTGATGATCCTGAAGAGGTTAGAGAGTTGAGGGCTGAAAGAAGGAGTGTAATtcagaggagaaaaagaagagagagggcTAAACCTGATAGTGAAGAGGTACCAGCAGGTGAAGCTGGCGTGGATCTTggttttgatgaaattgaaatagGTAGGGTTAGTCTTGAGGGAAGGTTAGGAGGTGATGAGCCCTACTATGGAAGTTCTGATGATGATAGTTTTGAAATAGATGAGGATGAGTGCTGGGATAATGAAGAAGATATTGAATCTGGTGGGGTAAATGTGCCAAGAAAGAACAATGCTAAGAACAAAATCATTCATGACCCAACTGCCAAGAAAGTTGTTTGGCAGTTGGGTATGGTCTTTAAAGATGTTAATGAGTTCAGGGGAGCTGTAACAAAATATGCTGTGCAAAAAAGGGTTCCAGTAGAAAAGTTTGTGAATGAGCCAAAAAGGGGTTAG